In one Sphingomonas hankookensis genomic region, the following are encoded:
- the lepA gene encoding translation elongation factor 4, producing MATPLDKLRNFSIIAHIDHGKSTLADRLIQRTGGLAEREMSAQVLDNMDIEKERGITIKAQTVRLEWKGHVLNLMDTPGHVDFAYEVSRSLAACEGALLVVDAAQGVEAQTLANVYQSIEHDHEIIPVINKIDLPAAEPERVKTEIEDIIGIDTSNAVLASAKSGIGIDEILDAIVAHIPPPKGDINAPLKAMLVDSWYDPYLGVVILIRVIDGSIRKGQQIKFMNADTTHLVDRVGAFRPKIEQLPDLGPGEIGFITAQIKEVAQTMVGDTITDAKRPTAEPLPGFKEVQSVVFCGLFPVDAADFDKLRESISKLRLNDASFTFEMESSAALGFGFRCGFLGLLHLEIIQERLTREYDLDLITTAPSVVYQIELTHPDPAGITQIDLHNPADMPDVNKIKTISEPWIQATIYVPDEYLGGILKLCQDRRGIQMNLTYVGGRAQAVYELPLNEVVFDFYDRLKSLSKGYASFDYEQIGYREGDLVKMSILVNEEPVDALSMIVHRSTAETRGRGMVERLKELIPRHLFKIPIQAAIGGKVIARETISAMRKDVTAKCYGGDASRKRKLLDKQKKGKAKMREYGSVSIPQEAFIAALRMGDDN from the coding sequence GTGGCCACTCCGCTCGACAAACTGCGTAATTTCTCGATCATCGCCCATATCGACCATGGCAAGTCGACGCTGGCCGACCGGCTGATCCAGCGGACCGGCGGCCTCGCCGAGCGCGAGATGTCGGCACAGGTGCTCGACAATATGGATATCGAGAAGGAACGCGGCATCACCATCAAGGCGCAGACCGTGCGCCTCGAATGGAAGGGCCATGTCCTGAACCTGATGGACACGCCGGGGCATGTCGACTTCGCCTATGAAGTGTCGCGGAGCCTTGCGGCGTGCGAGGGCGCGCTGCTGGTGGTCGATGCGGCGCAGGGAGTCGAGGCGCAGACGCTGGCGAACGTCTATCAGTCGATCGAGCATGACCATGAGATCATTCCGGTCATCAACAAGATCGACCTGCCCGCCGCCGAACCGGAACGGGTAAAGACCGAGATCGAGGATATCATCGGCATCGACACGTCGAACGCCGTGCTGGCATCGGCCAAGTCGGGCATCGGCATCGACGAGATCCTCGACGCGATCGTGGCGCATATCCCGCCGCCCAAGGGCGATATCAATGCGCCGCTCAAGGCGATGCTGGTCGATAGCTGGTACGACCCGTATCTGGGCGTGGTCATTCTGATCCGCGTGATCGACGGGTCGATCCGCAAGGGCCAGCAGATCAAGTTCATGAATGCCGACACGACGCACCTGGTCGACCGGGTCGGCGCGTTCCGGCCGAAGATCGAGCAGCTGCCCGACCTGGGGCCGGGCGAGATCGGCTTCATCACCGCGCAGATCAAGGAAGTGGCGCAGACGATGGTCGGCGACACGATCACCGACGCCAAGCGCCCGACCGCCGAACCCCTGCCGGGGTTCAAGGAAGTGCAGTCGGTGGTGTTCTGCGGCCTGTTCCCGGTCGATGCCGCCGATTTCGACAAGTTGCGCGAATCGATCAGCAAGCTGCGGCTGAACGATGCCAGCTTCACCTTCGAGATGGAAAGCTCGGCGGCGTTGGGCTTCGGCTTCCGCTGCGGGTTCCTGGGGCTGCTGCATCTGGAGATCATCCAGGAGCGGCTGACGCGCGAATACGACCTCGACCTCATCACCACCGCGCCGTCGGTGGTGTACCAGATCGAGCTGACCCATCCCGATCCGGCGGGCATCACGCAGATCGACCTGCACAATCCGGCCGACATGCCCGACGTCAACAAGATCAAGACGATCAGCGAGCCGTGGATCCAGGCGACGATCTATGTCCCCGACGAGTATCTGGGCGGTATCCTGAAGCTGTGCCAGGACCGGCGCGGCATCCAGATGAACCTGACCTATGTCGGCGGACGCGCGCAGGCGGTGTACGAACTGCCGCTCAACGAGGTCGTGTTCGACTTCTACGACCGGCTGAAGTCGCTGTCGAAGGGCTATGCCAGCTTCGATTACGAACAGATCGGCTATCGCGAGGGCGACCTCGTCAAGATGAGCATCCTGGTGAATGAAGAGCCGGTCGACGCGCTGTCGATGATCGTCCACCGCAGCACCGCCGAGACGCGCGGGCGCGGCATGGTGGAGCGGTTGAAGGAACTGATCCCGCGCCACCTGTTCAAGATCCCGATCCAGGCGGCGATCGGCGGAAAGGTGATCGCGCGCGAGACGATCAGCGCGATGCGCAAGGACGTGACCGCCAAATGCTATGGCGGCGACGCCAGCCGCAAGCGCAAGCTGTTGGACAAGCAGAAGAAGGGCAAGGCGAAGATGCGCGAATACGGGTCGGTCAGCATCCCGCAGGAAGCCTTCATCGCCGCGCTGCGCATGGGTGACGACAACTGA
- a CDS encoding phasin family protein: MAESDSNPAAAATERMRVAGSAMTEQGSQLGLTILSQAEANTQEAFRAMRAAAQASDLNEVMRIQSDYLRDQGARSMAQAREVSEMIANFGRNAIGQMTGRN, encoded by the coding sequence ATGGCCGAATCCGATTCGAATCCCGCCGCCGCCGCGACCGAGCGGATGCGTGTCGCCGGCAGCGCGATGACCGAGCAGGGATCGCAGCTCGGCCTGACCATCTTGTCGCAGGCGGAAGCGAATACGCAGGAGGCATTCCGCGCGATGCGCGCGGCGGCGCAGGCCAGCGACCTGAACGAGGTGATGCGCATCCAGTCGGACTATCTGCGCGACCAGGGCGCACGATCGATGGCCCAGGCGCGCGAAGTGAGCGAGATGATCGCCAATTTCGGCCGCAACGCCATCGGGCAGATGACCGGGCGCAATTGA
- the modA gene encoding molybdate ABC transporter substrate-binding protein — MIRRLVFALAGLLLAAPASAQSRPPIVLAAASLQESMNAAADAWAKRGHVRPTLSFAASSALARQAAAGAPADLFMSADVEWMDDLDRRGLLAKGSRVNLLGNRLVLIAPVDSRVRVTLRPGVDLRPALSGGRLAMADPDAVPAGRYGKAALTRLRAWDGVAPSVVRAENVRAALALVERGAAPLGIVYATDAKASTKVRVVGVFPAASHPPITYPIARLKASQNVEGERFRRFLVSPAGKAIFVRYGFSPR, encoded by the coding sequence ATGATCCGGCGATTGGTATTCGCGCTGGCGGGCCTGTTGCTCGCCGCGCCGGCGAGCGCGCAGTCGCGCCCGCCGATCGTGCTGGCGGCCGCCAGCCTGCAGGAATCGATGAACGCCGCCGCCGATGCCTGGGCAAAGCGCGGCCATGTCCGCCCGACGCTGTCCTTCGCCGCCAGTTCGGCGCTGGCGCGGCAGGCGGCGGCGGGGGCGCCCGCCGACCTGTTCATGTCGGCCGATGTCGAATGGATGGACGATCTCGACCGGCGCGGGCTGTTGGCGAAGGGCAGCCGGGTCAATCTGCTGGGCAACCGGCTGGTGCTGATCGCACCGGTCGACAGCCGGGTGCGCGTGACCTTGCGGCCGGGCGTCGATCTGCGCCCGGCGCTCAGCGGCGGGCGGCTGGCGATGGCCGATCCCGATGCGGTGCCCGCCGGACGCTATGGCAAGGCGGCGCTGACCCGGTTGCGGGCATGGGACGGCGTGGCGCCGTCGGTGGTGCGGGCGGAGAATGTCCGGGCGGCGCTGGCGCTGGTCGAACGCGGTGCGGCACCGCTCGGCATTGTGTACGCGACCGATGCGAAGGCGTCGACCAAGGTGCGCGTGGTCGGCGTGTTCCCGGCCGCCAGCCATCCGCCGATCACCTATCCCATCGCCCGGCTGAAGGCTTCGCAGAATGTCGAGGGCGAGCGGTTCCGCCGCTTTCTGGTCAGCCCGGCCGGCAAGGCGATCTTCGTTCGGTACGGATTCAGCCCGCGCTGA
- the modB gene encoding molybdate ABC transporter permease subunit produces the protein MPDGAEWAIVLLSLKIGGVAMLAALPVAYALAWVLARGRFPGKVLIDGIVHLPLVLPPVVTGWLLLLAFAPAGPVGRWLEAWFGVSVLFRWSGAAIAAAVMALPLMVRAIRLSIEGVDRRLESVARTLGASRARVFWSVTAPLSLPGVLAGMVLGFARALGEFGATITFVSNVPGETATLPLAIYSALQVPGGEASVVRLAVMSVALSLIALVVSEWLVRRGGRRVHVL, from the coding sequence ATGCCGGATGGCGCCGAATGGGCGATCGTCCTGCTGTCGCTCAAGATCGGTGGCGTGGCGATGCTGGCGGCATTGCCGGTCGCCTATGCGCTCGCCTGGGTGCTGGCGCGGGGGCGGTTTCCGGGCAAGGTGCTGATCGACGGGATCGTCCATCTGCCGCTGGTGCTGCCGCCGGTCGTCACCGGTTGGCTGCTGCTGCTGGCGTTCGCGCCGGCCGGACCGGTCGGCCGGTGGCTGGAGGCGTGGTTCGGGGTCAGCGTGCTGTTCCGCTGGAGCGGGGCGGCGATCGCGGCGGCGGTGATGGCGCTGCCGCTGATGGTACGCGCCATCCGCCTGTCGATCGAGGGCGTCGATCGGCGGCTGGAAAGCGTGGCGCGGACGCTGGGCGCCAGTCGGGCGCGGGTGTTCTGGAGCGTGACCGCGCCGCTCAGCCTGCCCGGCGTGCTGGCGGGAATGGTGCTGGGGTTCGCCCGCGCGCTGGGCGAGTTCGGCGCGACGATCACCTTCGTATCGAACGTGCCGGGCGAGACCGCGACGCTGCCGCTGGCGATCTATAGCGCGTTGCAGGTGCCGGGCGGCGAGGCGAGCGTCGTGCGGCTGGCCGTCATGTCGGTCGCGCTGTCGCTGATCGCGCTGGTCGTGTCGGAATGGCTGGTGCGGCGGGGCGGGCGGAGGGTCCATGTCCTTTGA
- a CDS encoding ATP-binding cassette domain-containing protein, translating into MSFDIDVTVRLGEAVVGAVVPDDGQDSGLTVLFGPSGVGKSSVLNMVAGLLRPAAGHVRVGGVTLFDAAAGIDVPVPVRRCGYVFQEPRLFPHRRVAANLRYGMGRGAPPIGYDDMVALLGLKDLLHRWPATLSGGEAKRVAIGRALLSGARFLLMDEPLASLDRARREEVMATIERLRDALRLPILYVTHDAAEAERLATRIVAM; encoded by the coding sequence ATGTCCTTTGACATCGACGTGACCGTCCGGCTGGGCGAGGCGGTGGTCGGTGCGGTCGTGCCCGACGACGGACAGGATAGCGGGCTGACGGTGTTGTTCGGCCCGTCGGGCGTGGGCAAGTCGAGCGTGCTGAACATGGTCGCCGGGCTGCTGCGACCGGCGGCGGGCCATGTCCGGGTCGGCGGCGTCACGCTGTTCGATGCGGCGGCGGGGATCGACGTGCCGGTGCCGGTGCGGCGCTGCGGCTATGTGTTTCAGGAGCCGCGGCTGTTCCCGCACCGCCGGGTCGCGGCCAATCTACGCTATGGCATGGGGCGCGGCGCGCCGCCGATCGGCTATGACGACATGGTCGCGCTGCTCGGGTTGAAGGACTTGCTTCACCGCTGGCCGGCGACGCTGTCGGGGGGTGAGGCGAAGCGGGTGGCGATCGGGCGGGCGCTGCTGTCGGGCGCGCGGTTCCTGTTGATGGACGAGCCGCTCGCCTCGCTCGACCGGGCGCGGCGCGAGGAGGTGATGGCGACGATCGAGCGGCTGCGCGACGCGCTGCGCCTGCCGATCCTGTACGTCACCCACGATGCGGCGGAGGCAGAGCGGCTGGCGACACGGATCGTCGCGATGTGA